The sequence below is a genomic window from Labrys wisconsinensis.
ACGAGACGGCCCGCGGCCGACTCGCGGCGATAGGCGAAGTCATAGGCGTACCAGGCGATCGGGTCGGCGTGCCGGTGGGGGAGATCGTCGGGGTGGAAGAGCACGAGCGTGGCGACATCGGTTCCGATCGTGATCGTCTTCTCGCCCATGCTTCCCGCCTCGGTCCCGCACGTCCCGGCGCCGTGCCGCCGAGAGCCTCGCAGGGATTTGTGTCGGCTCTGCGCCGGCGGCGAGGGGGCGGGCGCATTTTTCGGCCCGGCCGGCCGTCCCCGCCGGCCAGGGTGGAAACAAACGGGCCGGCTTGCGCGTTGATCGATAGCCTCGGCGAGGATACGGCGCTGGGCTCCGAGCCCTCGTCGAGGCCCTGTCCCGACCGGAGGCTTGCCATGTCAGACATGACCGAACAGGCCGGCTCGTCCGCCGACTTCGCCGAGCATCAACACACCTTCGACAGCGTGATGCGGATGGCGCTGATCGCCATCCTGCACGTGCTCTCGATCCTGGTGGGCCTGGCCATCGGCGGCGTCGACCATCATTGGAGCGTCGCCGGGTTCTGGATGGTGATCGCCACCATCGCCGCCGGGCTCGGCGCCGCCCTCAAGGAGCTGAGCTGGCGTCCGGGCGCGGTGATCCTGGTGGTGATGCTGGCGACGCTCGGCATGGTCAGCGCGGGATGATCGGCAGGTCGATCATCCCGAAAAAGGTCGGCCGTCCTTGCCGGAGCCGGACTTGATGCCGCCACATTGCGGCAGACAGCTCTGCTCGGCGGACATGTCCGCTGCTGGGAGAGAACACATGCCGATCGTTCCGTGCCAGGCTGCGTCCGACCCGGCGCCGTGGACGGCCCGGGTCCGCAGCGGCGGACCGGCGGCCGACGGCCTCGGTCGGCGGCCCGCGGGGGTGTGCTGATGGTCGCCGACGAGCTCATCCACCAGAGCACGCGGCTGCGGATCATGGCGGTCCTCAACGTCCTCACCGAAGAGGAGGCGCTCGATTTCAGCCGCCTCAAGATGATCGTGCAGGCGACGGACGGCAATCTCGGCGCCCACCTCGATACGCTCGGCAAGGCCGGCTATGTCGAGATCGAGAAGGGGCTCGTCGGACGTCGGCTGCAGACCCGGGTGCGGGCCACCGATGCCGGCCGGCGCGCCTTCCGCGAGCACGCCGCTTATCTTCGCACCATCCTCGACCAGGCTGGCGTGGCACAGGGCGGCTGAGCGCGGCGGTCGCGGGGAATCCCGGGGCTCGGCGTGCCGGCAGGCCCCGTCACGCCGTCGCGGCGAAGGCCGTGGCGCGCGCCACCGGCTCCCAGCGCGCGAGATCGGCCAGCAGGGTCTCCGCGTGGCCCCGCACGGCGGCGACGGCGTCGGCGCCGAGCTGCAGCCGCAGCGGCGTGCGCTCGGCGGCCAGGGCCTGCTCGATGGCTTCGGCGGCCTTGGCCGGGTCGCCCTCCTGCGTGCCGTCCATGCCGTGGGCGAAGGCGCGGGTCGGGCCGAC
It includes:
- a CDS encoding transcriptional regulator, whose translation is MVADELIHQSTRLRIMAVLNVLTEEEALDFSRLKMIVQATDGNLGAHLDTLGKAGYVEIEKGLVGRRLQTRVRATDAGRRAFREHAAYLRTILDQAGVAQGG
- a CDS encoding aa3-type cytochrome c oxidase subunit IV, translated to MSDMTEQAGSSADFAEHQHTFDSVMRMALIAILHVLSILVGLAIGGVDHHWSVAGFWMVIATIAAGLGAALKELSWRPGAVILVVMLATLGMVSAG